A genomic region of Oryza glaberrima chromosome 1, OglaRS2, whole genome shotgun sequence contains the following coding sequences:
- the LOC127777887 gene encoding uncharacterized protein LOC127777887, whose translation MSYGSSSSGGRGGRRVEYGRTYVVRPKGRHQATIVWLHGLGDNGASWSQLLDSLPLPNIKWICPTAPTRAVAAFGGFPCTAWFDVEDTSVDGRDDIEGLDASAAHVANLLSSEPSDVKLGIGGFSMGAAAALHSAACYAHGRFTNGVAYPVTLSAVIGLSGWLPCSRTLKSKMDSSQTALRRAGALPILLSHGRADEVVTYRNGEKSADFLRGSGFQYLNFKPYNGLGHYTIPEEMDDVCKWLSSRLGLDRSRG comes from the exons ATGAGCTACGGGAGCAGCTCTTCTg GggggcgaggcgggcggcgggtggagTACGGGAGGACGTACGTGGTGAGGCCCAAGGGGAGGCACCAGGCCACCATTGTGTGGCTCCATGGCCTCGGCGACAATGGCGCAAG CTGGTCCCAGCTACTGGATTCTCTTCCTCTGCCTAAT ATCAAATGGATTTGCCCTACTGCACCAACACGCGCTGTTGCTGCTTTCGGTGGATTCCCTTGCACAGCAT GGTTTGATGTGGAGGACACTTCCGTGGATGGCCGTGATGATATTGAAGGGCTTGATGCTTCAGCTGCACACGTTGCAAACCTACTGTCATCCGAGCCATCTGATG tgaAGCTTGGGATAGGTGGTTTCAGCATGGGTGCTGCCGCTGCCCTCCACTCTGCTGCATGCTATGCTCATGGAAGATTCACAAACGGCGTTGCCTACCCGGTCACCCTCAGCGCCGTCATCGGTTTGAGCGGTTGGCTTCCCTGTTCAAG GACTCTGAAGAGCAAGATGGACAGCTCTCAGACTGCACTGAGAAGGGCTGGTGCCTTACCAATCCTGCTCAGCCATGGAAGAG CTGATGAGGTTGTCACCTACAGAAATGGTGAGAAATCAGCCGATTTCCTGCGAGGCTCGGGTTTTCAGTATCTGAATTTTAAACCCTACAACGG CCTGGGGCATTATACCATCCCAGAAGAAATGGACGATGTCTGCAAGTGGCTCAGTTCAAGGCTGGGACTTGACCGATCCCGCGGCTAA
- the LOC127777880 gene encoding uncharacterized protein LOC127777880 has protein sequence MPKDRSTRAVSYERRRSRVSPYPSNGKGCARRSEESAAAAAAAAAKQAAEWEDVRCPVCMDHPHNAVLLVCSSHEKGCRPFMCDTSYRHSNCFDQYSKASKESSKDSGASAAAAPECSECQQPIKLSCPLCRGPVSHWTKDYDARKYLNAKVRACTKESCEFRGAYGQLRRHARENHPTVRPTQVDPERQRDWHRMEQQRDLGDLFSMLRSGLSAREDGIGVSEGEEDINERTLHSPSITMVFIVRTGRSILHYREAFPGHHRRRTILLLGEAFGRESSPLGGASGSGDGDTTARENDEGDDDVTLSTEASAGSQHDGEVDGDPAH, from the coding sequence ATGCCAAAGGACAGGAGCACCCGTGCCGTGTCATACGAGCGCCGCCGGTCTCGTGTTTCGCCGTACCCCTCCAATGGGAAGGGCTGTGCTCGCAGGTCAGAGgagtctgctgctgctgccgctgccgctgccgcgaaGCAGGCTGCGGAATGGGAGGATGTCCGCTGCCCGGTCTGCATGGATCACCCACACAACGCTGTTCTGCTCGTCTGCTCGTCGCATGAGAAGGGCTGCCGCCCTTTCATGTGCGACACAAGCTACCGACACTCCAATTGCTTTGATCAGTACAGCAAGGCCTCTAAGGAGTCCTCAAAGGATTCTGGTGccagtgctgctgctgcgccagAATGCAGCGAGTGCCAGCAGCCCATAAAACTGTCTTGCCCATTGTGTCGTGGGCCAGTCAGCCATTGGACAAAGGATTATGATGCACGGAAGTACTTGAACGCGAAGGTTCGAGCATGTACCAAAGAGTCCTGCGAGTTCAGGGGGGCATACGGTCAACTGAGGAGACACGCCAGGGAGAACCATCCTACTGTTAGACCAACTCAGGTGGATCCTGAACGGCAGCGAGACTGGCACAGAATGGAGCAGCAGCGTGATCTTGGGGACTTGTTCAGCATGCTTCGTTCAGGCTTAAGTGCCAGGGAGGACGGGATCGGAGTCAGTGAAGGGGAAGAGGATATCAACGAGAGGACTCTACATAGCCCATCTATAACAATGGTCTTCATTGTGCGCACTGGCAGGTCGATACTCCACTACAGGGAAGCATTCCCAGGCCACCACAGAAGAAGAACAATTCTTCTGCTTGGGGAGGCTTTTGGTCGTGAATCCTCCCCATTAGGGGGAGCAAGTGGCAGTGGTGATGGTGACACCACAGCTCGTGAAAATGATGAAGGTGATGACGACGTCACGCTATCAACAgaggcatcggctggttctcagCATGATGGTGAAGTCGATGGTGATCCTGCACATTGA